A single Ghiorsea bivora DNA region contains:
- a CDS encoding PTS sugar transporter subunit IIA gives MNKSIPVRPERVLLGSKAQSKRALLTEMAGMLSSMDPDLVLEVIMAREKLGSTGMGHGVAIPHGRMRGLIEPVIVVAIHEAGVDFDAIDDALVHIVVMLLVPDDNNKVHLELLATLARLLQQTDIRKALRDAPDAETVASLFAA, from the coding sequence ATGAACAAAAGCATACCAGTTCGTCCAGAGCGTGTTTTGTTAGGTTCGAAAGCACAGAGCAAACGTGCACTGTTAACAGAAATGGCTGGTATGCTTTCTTCCATGGACCCTGATTTGGTGTTGGAAGTGATTATGGCTAGGGAAAAGCTGGGTAGCACTGGCATGGGGCATGGTGTGGCGATTCCACATGGCCGTATGCGGGGGCTGATAGAGCCAGTGATTGTAGTCGCTATTCATGAAGCAGGCGTTGATTTTGATGCGATTGATGATGCTTTGGTGCATATTGTGGTGATGTTGCTTGTGCCAGATGATAATAACAAAGTTCATTTAGAGCTTTTGGCAACGTTGGCGCGTTTATTACAACAGACCGATATACGCAAAGCCTTGCGAGATGCGCCTGATGCGGAAACAGTAGCATCATTATTTGCTGCATGA